In one window of Paraflavitalea soli DNA:
- a CDS encoding ABC transporter permease yields MRTIRHITTRECKRIIRLPAHYLVLLVVPSLLFFLYAYIYDEQQADHLPVAMWDEDRSAVSRQFSFLLQQVKTLRFTKQVGSIDELQDLLQKGEVLGAIHFPKNMERDIKSRHPVHVVVYTNAAAVVPAKLIYKEAAQVIITAGSGVILQKFIKTGMDKGKAMALVQPIALVPYTLYNPTYNYQKYLVPGLITVALQMIMIMVGVLLLNYEATTNTREELWRLAKGSASAVIAGKTIAHLLIAWINFILVAFVIFPVFNLGITAAAGKFFVIYTLLCLACLGIGQMISALFSDTMLATDVALFYTSPAFVFSGFTFPRWAMPWYDQYYANIMPYTHFLDGFFKVYYMDLPLSYARSEIGYLLLFIAITFSVAILVYQQQLNKLQRAVT; encoded by the coding sequence ATGCGCACCATCCGCCATATCACCACCAGAGAGTGCAAGCGTATCATTCGCCTGCCGGCACACTACCTCGTATTGCTGGTAGTGCCCTCTCTTCTCTTCTTTCTCTATGCTTATATCTACGATGAGCAACAGGCAGATCACCTGCCCGTGGCGATGTGGGATGAAGACAGGTCGGCTGTATCACGACAATTCAGCTTTCTCCTGCAGCAGGTGAAAACCCTGCGCTTTACCAAACAGGTGGGCAGCATCGACGAATTGCAAGACCTCCTTCAAAAAGGAGAAGTACTCGGCGCCATCCACTTCCCCAAAAACATGGAGCGCGATATCAAAAGCCGGCATCCCGTCCATGTGGTGGTTTATACCAATGCCGCGGCTGTAGTGCCAGCCAAACTCATCTATAAGGAAGCAGCACAGGTAATTATTACCGCCGGCTCTGGTGTGATCCTGCAGAAATTTATAAAAACAGGTATGGACAAAGGAAAAGCCATGGCCCTTGTACAACCTATTGCCCTTGTTCCCTATACATTGTACAATCCTACTTACAATTACCAAAAATACCTCGTACCGGGTCTTATTACCGTAGCCCTGCAAATGATCATGATCATGGTGGGCGTCCTGCTGTTGAACTACGAAGCCACCACCAATACCAGAGAAGAACTTTGGCGCCTGGCAAAAGGTTCAGCCTCTGCCGTCATAGCCGGTAAGACCATCGCACATCTTCTTATTGCCTGGATCAATTTCATACTCGTGGCTTTTGTCATTTTCCCCGTATTCAACCTCGGCATTACTGCTGCTGCCGGCAAATTCTTCGTCATTTATACCTTGCTCTGTCTCGCCTGCCTGGGCATCGGTCAAATGATCTCCGCCCTGTTCAGCGACACCATGCTGGCCACCGATGTCGCTTTGTTCTATACTTCGCCAGCTTTTGTATTCAGTGGATTCACTTTCCCCCGCTGGGCTATGCCCTGGTACGATCAGTATTATGCCAACATAATGCCCTATACCCATTTCCTCGACGGGTTCTTTAAAGTTTATTATATGGACCTCCCCTTATCATATGCCCGCAGTGAGATAGGTTACTTATTGCTGTTTATTGCTATCACCTTTTCCGTAGCCATCCTCGTATACCAACAACAACTTAATAAATTGCAACGTGCCGTCACCTAA
- a CDS encoding ABC transporter permease, whose protein sequence is MPSPNQLTILWRITLREVSRIGKDHSLLLTLLIAPLLYAFFYGSIYTYKEEEGVKLAVVDDDRSQLSRLITRQISNAQITSVFLVPSVEEAKEAMYRGHCQGFVYIEKGLEEKVKSLHQAHVVVALNAARFLPSSDLLLSINQTCLTLGAGVRMQYLQKSEGMNTAGSMQEVMPVNLDYRPLFNSRSSYGAFLLPGLLALILQQTLLIGLSASVSGERKRKQVRNWIESAGGSLSMALWGKGFFYVVLFSCYAYFFMTVNYRILELPMRGSGFQLSLAFLLFIVTLVPMAQWIGGLFKDPLLNVQIMAFSTYPFFLVTGYTFPLQNIPVALQWFSMLLPTTPFINMYQSIVQAGASLSQNTAHIIHLIILLFFYSTLALLRLKKISRQELPLQTSSLPS, encoded by the coding sequence GTGCCGTCACCTAACCAGCTTACCATATTGTGGCGTATTACATTGCGGGAGGTATCGCGCATCGGCAAGGACCATAGCCTCCTGCTCACCCTTTTGATCGCACCTTTGTTGTATGCTTTCTTTTATGGCAGTATCTATACCTATAAGGAAGAAGAAGGCGTAAAGCTGGCTGTGGTGGATGATGACCGGTCCCAATTATCCCGCCTCATTACCCGGCAGATCAGTAATGCCCAGATCACCTCTGTATTCCTGGTACCTTCCGTGGAAGAAGCCAAAGAAGCCATGTACAGGGGCCATTGCCAGGGTTTTGTCTATATAGAGAAGGGACTTGAAGAAAAAGTAAAATCATTGCACCAGGCCCATGTAGTGGTGGCTCTTAATGCCGCCAGGTTCCTGCCCTCCAGTGATCTTCTGCTCAGCATCAACCAGACCTGCCTTACCCTCGGCGCCGGCGTACGCATGCAATACCTGCAAAAGTCGGAGGGCATGAATACCGCGGGTTCTATGCAGGAAGTAATGCCCGTAAACCTCGATTACCGACCTTTGTTCAACAGCCGCAGCAGCTATGGCGCTTTCCTCCTGCCAGGACTCCTGGCCCTCATCTTACAACAAACCTTATTGATCGGACTTTCCGCCAGCGTTTCCGGCGAAAGAAAAAGGAAACAGGTGCGCAATTGGATAGAAAGTGCAGGAGGCAGCCTTTCTATGGCCCTTTGGGGCAAAGGCTTCTTTTATGTGGTCCTCTTTAGCTGCTACGCTTATTTTTTCATGACCGTCAATTATAGAATACTGGAACTGCCCATGCGTGGCAGCGGCTTTCAGTTGAGCCTCGCGTTCCTGTTGTTTATCGTTACCCTCGTGCCCATGGCCCAATGGATCGGGGGCCTCTTCAAAGACCCTTTGCTCAATGTGCAGATCATGGCTTTTTCCACTTATCCTTTCTTCCTCGTCACAGGCTATACTTTTCCTTTGCAAAATATACCTGTGGCCTTGCAGTGGTTTTCCATGCTGCTGCCTACTACCCCTTTCATCAATATGTACCAATCCATCGTACAGGCAGGCGCTTCCCTTAGCCAAAATACCGCACATATCATCCATCTCATTATACTACTCTTCTTCTATTCAACCCTTGCCTTGTTGCGCTTAAAGAAGATCAGTCGCCAGGAATTGCCCTTACAGACATCCTCTTTACCTTCGTAG